A region of Takifugu flavidus isolate HTHZ2018 chromosome 2, ASM371156v2, whole genome shotgun sequence DNA encodes the following proteins:
- the LOC130519163 gene encoding phenazine biosynthesis-like domain-containing protein isoform X2, whose product MEIPVFTIDAFTNVQFEGNPAAVCLLQQELRDELYQKIAAEMNLSETTFISVLDPSDNFTTGSRFHLRWFTPTTEVSLCGHATLASAAVLFQHMKNVNHTLVFETRSGDLAVSMQEAAYLMDFPLNTPVQQDPNEFRDIIKTAVGNNPIQDVCFSSSTKKLLIRLADSCNRSVLTSLKVDPVALQRNETSGRVKGLIITLKGSPDSKPGYDFYSRYFAPWYGIPEDPVTGSAHTVLGGYWSQKLGKTKMHGGSCWWSPTSTNLLA is encoded by the exons ATGGAGATCCCAGTATTTACAATAGATGCCTTTACTAATGTACAATTTGAAGGGAACCCTGCAGCAGTTTGTCTGCTACAACAG GAGCTGAGGGATGAGCTATATCAGAAGATTGCAGCCGAGATGAATCTGTCAGAAACAACTTTTATCTCTGTGCTCGACCCCTCTGACAATTTTACCACAG GCTCAAGATTCCACCTACGATGGTTCACGCCCACCACTGAAGTGAGTCTGTGTGGTCACGCCACTCTGGCCTCTGCAGCCGTGCTCTTCCAGCATATGA AGAATGTCAACCACACACTGGTGTTTGAGACAAGGAGTGGGGATCTGGCTGTTTCCATGCAGGAGGCAGCATATCTGATGGACTTTCCTCTCAACACCCCAGTTCAGCAA GATCCAAATGAGTTCAGAGACATCATCAAG actgCAGTTGGAAACAACCCAATCCAGGATGTGTGTTTTAGTTCTAGTACCAAAAAACTACTGATCCGTCTAGCTGATAGCTGCAACAG GTCAGTGTTAACAAGCCTGAAAGTTGACCCTGTTGCTCTGCAGAGAAATGAGACAAGTGGAAGAGTCAAAGGACTCATCATCACCCTCAAAG GATCTCCCGACAGCAAACCTGGATATGATTTCTACTCCAGATACTTTGCTCCCTGGTATGGCATTCCTGAAGATCCAGTCACTG GTTCTGCTCATACTGTACTGGGTGGCTACTGGTCCCAGAAGCTAGGAAAGACTAAAATGCATG GTGGCAGCTGTTGGTGGTCTCCAACCAGCACAAATCTCTTGGCATAA
- the LOC130519163 gene encoding phenazine biosynthesis-like domain-containing protein isoform X3 — protein sequence MNLSETTFISVLDPSDNFTTGSRFHLRWFTPTTEVSLCGHATLASAAVLFQHMKNVNHTLVFETRSGDLAVSMQEAAYLMDFPLNTPVQQDPNEFRDIIKTAVGNNPIQDVCFSSSTKKLLIRLADSCNRSVLTSLKVDPVALQRNETSGRVKGLIITLKGSPDSKPGYDFYSRYFAPWYGIPEDPVTGSAHTVLGGYWSQKLGKTKMHAYQCSSRGGELQLEVKDERIHISGKAVTVLKGTITL from the exons ATGAATCTGTCAGAAACAACTTTTATCTCTGTGCTCGACCCCTCTGACAATTTTACCACAG GCTCAAGATTCCACCTACGATGGTTCACGCCCACCACTGAAGTGAGTCTGTGTGGTCACGCCACTCTGGCCTCTGCAGCCGTGCTCTTCCAGCATATGA AGAATGTCAACCACACACTGGTGTTTGAGACAAGGAGTGGGGATCTGGCTGTTTCCATGCAGGAGGCAGCATATCTGATGGACTTTCCTCTCAACACCCCAGTTCAGCAA GATCCAAATGAGTTCAGAGACATCATCAAG actgCAGTTGGAAACAACCCAATCCAGGATGTGTGTTTTAGTTCTAGTACCAAAAAACTACTGATCCGTCTAGCTGATAGCTGCAACAG GTCAGTGTTAACAAGCCTGAAAGTTGACCCTGTTGCTCTGCAGAGAAATGAGACAAGTGGAAGAGTCAAAGGACTCATCATCACCCTCAAAG GATCTCCCGACAGCAAACCTGGATATGATTTCTACTCCAGATACTTTGCTCCCTGGTATGGCATTCCTGAAGATCCAGTCACTG GTTCTGCTCATACTGTACTGGGTGGCTACTGGTCCCAGAAGCTAGGAAAGACTAAAATGCATG CATATCAGTGCTCCAGTCGAGGCGGAGAGCTCCAGCTAGAAGTGAAGGATGAAAGAATTCACATAAGTGGAAAAGCTGTTACTGTACTGAAAGGAACAATTACACTGTAG
- the LOC130519163 gene encoding phenazine biosynthesis-like domain-containing protein isoform X1 gives MEIPVFTIDAFTNVQFEGNPAAVCLLQQELRDELYQKIAAEMNLSETTFISVLDPSDNFTTGSRFHLRWFTPTTEVSLCGHATLASAAVLFQHMKNVNHTLVFETRSGDLAVSMQEAAYLMDFPLNTPVQQDPNEFRDIIKTAVGNNPIQDVCFSSSTKKLLIRLADSCNRSVLTSLKVDPVALQRNETSGRVKGLIITLKGSPDSKPGYDFYSRYFAPWYGIPEDPVTGSAHTVLGGYWSQKLGKTKMHAYQCSSRGGELQLEVKDERIHISGKAVTVLKGTITL, from the exons ATGGAGATCCCAGTATTTACAATAGATGCCTTTACTAATGTACAATTTGAAGGGAACCCTGCAGCAGTTTGTCTGCTACAACAG GAGCTGAGGGATGAGCTATATCAGAAGATTGCAGCCGAGATGAATCTGTCAGAAACAACTTTTATCTCTGTGCTCGACCCCTCTGACAATTTTACCACAG GCTCAAGATTCCACCTACGATGGTTCACGCCCACCACTGAAGTGAGTCTGTGTGGTCACGCCACTCTGGCCTCTGCAGCCGTGCTCTTCCAGCATATGA AGAATGTCAACCACACACTGGTGTTTGAGACAAGGAGTGGGGATCTGGCTGTTTCCATGCAGGAGGCAGCATATCTGATGGACTTTCCTCTCAACACCCCAGTTCAGCAA GATCCAAATGAGTTCAGAGACATCATCAAG actgCAGTTGGAAACAACCCAATCCAGGATGTGTGTTTTAGTTCTAGTACCAAAAAACTACTGATCCGTCTAGCTGATAGCTGCAACAG GTCAGTGTTAACAAGCCTGAAAGTTGACCCTGTTGCTCTGCAGAGAAATGAGACAAGTGGAAGAGTCAAAGGACTCATCATCACCCTCAAAG GATCTCCCGACAGCAAACCTGGATATGATTTCTACTCCAGATACTTTGCTCCCTGGTATGGCATTCCTGAAGATCCAGTCACTG GTTCTGCTCATACTGTACTGGGTGGCTACTGGTCCCAGAAGCTAGGAAAGACTAAAATGCATG CATATCAGTGCTCCAGTCGAGGCGGAGAGCTCCAGCTAGAAGTGAAGGATGAAAGAATTCACATAAGTGGAAAAGCTGTTACTGTACTGAAAGGAACAATTACACTGTAG
- the hnrnph3 gene encoding heterogeneous nuclear ribonucleoprotein H3 isoform X1 translates to MSLNDEGYVVRIRGLPWSCTQEEVAGFFSDCDIIGKVNGVCFTYSKEGRPSGEAFIELKTAEDFKNALAKDRKYMGHRYIEVFKSNRSEMDWVLKRSGPADYDSCSGCTLRLRGLPFGCSKEEIVQFFSGLRIVPNGITLPVDYQGRSTGEAFVQFASKEIAEKALGKHKERIGHRYIEIFKSSRNEIRAYYELPRRGMGGQRPGPYDRPMISGPRGGFFGPGPGHGGSLMEPMRSGGGYGGGYTSFDGYNGFNNYSFGNGMFDERLRGERGGRGSRQNETTSSHRMGGHGYSGQNDGGPGFHSGHFVHMRGLPFRATEGDVAKFFSPLNPVRVHIDFAPNGKSTGEADVEFRSHEDAVAAMSKDKNHMQHRYIELFLNSTSSGASELGRGGGNYYSNSGGGSGSRSSGLRNSY, encoded by the exons ATGTCTTTGAATGACGAGGGTTATGTGGTCCGGATCAGAGGTTTGCCCTGGTCCTGTACACAGGAGGAGgttgctggtttcttctctG ACTGTGACATCATTGGAAAAGTGAACGGCGTGTGCTTTACCTATTCCAAAGAGGGTCGGCCCAGTGGAGAGGCCTTCATCGAACTCAAAACAGCAGAGGATTTCAAGAATGCACTGGCAAAGGACCGGAAATATATGGGCCACCGATACATCGAGG TGTTCAAGTCGAACCGCAGTGAGATGGACTGGGTGCTGAAACGCAGCGGTCCTGCTGACTATGACAGCTGCAGCGGTTGCACCCTGAGGCTCAGAGGTCTTCCATTTGGCTGCAGCAAAGAGGAGATTGTTCAGTTCTTTTCAG GGTTGAGAATCGTGCCAAATGGGATTACTCTTCCAGTGGACTACCAGGGGAGGAGCACAGGGGAAGCCTTCGTGCAGTTTGCTTCAAAGGAGATAGCAGAAAAGGCTCTGGGGAAACACAAGGAAAGAATAGGGCACAG GTATATAGAGATTTTTAAGAGCAGCCGTAATGAGATCAGAGCCTATTATGAGTTGCCACGGAGGGGGATGGGAGGCCAGAGACCAGGGCCTTATGATAGACCCATGATCAGTGGCCCCAGAGGAGGATTCTTTGGACCAGGGCCCGGACACGGGGGTTCCCTGATGGAGCCGATGAGGAGTGGAGGGGGCTATGGAGGAG GTTACACGAGCTTTGATGGCTACAATGGTTTCAACAACTATTCCTTTGGTAACGGCATGTTTGATGAGCGActgagaggggagagaggtggAAGAG GAAGTCGTCAAAATGAAACCACAAGCTCTCACA GGATGGGGGGTCATGGCTACAGCGGTCAAAATGACGGTGGCCCCGGGTTTCACAGTGGCCACTTTGTTCACATGAGGGGTTTACCTTTCCGTGCTACAGAGGGCGACGTCGCTAAA tTCTTCTCTCCGTTAAATCCAGTGCGAGTCCACATTGATTTCGCCCCCAATGGCAAGTCGACTGGAGAAGCAGACGTAGAGTTCCGCTCACATGAAGATGCAGTGGCAGCCATGTCTAAAGACAAGAATCACATGC AACATCGCTACATTGAACTGTTTCTTAACTCGACATCCAGTGGTGCATCTGAACTGG gtCGTGGTGGGGGTAACTACTACAGTAATTCAGGAGGGGGCAGTGGTTCCCGGAGTAGTGGACTTAGAAATTCTTACTGA
- the hnrnph3 gene encoding heterogeneous nuclear ribonucleoprotein H3 isoform X2: MCAWVEGLRIVPNGITLPVDYQGRSTGEAFVQFASKEIAEKALGKHKERIGHRYIEIFKSSRNEIRAYYELPRRGMGGQRPGPYDRPMISGPRGGFFGPGPGHGGSLMEPMRSGGGYGGGYTSFDGYNGFNNYSFGNGMFDERLRGERGGRGSRQNETTSSHRMGGHGYSGQNDGGPGFHSGHFVHMRGLPFRATEGDVAKFFSPLNPVRVHIDFAPNGKSTGEADVEFRSHEDAVAAMSKDKNHMQHRYIELFLNSTSSGASELGRGGGNYYSNSGGGSGSRSSGLRNSY, translated from the exons ATGTGTGCTTGGGTTGAAGGGTTGAGAATCGTGCCAAATGGGATTACTCTTCCAGTGGACTACCAGGGGAGGAGCACAGGGGAAGCCTTCGTGCAGTTTGCTTCAAAGGAGATAGCAGAAAAGGCTCTGGGGAAACACAAGGAAAGAATAGGGCACAG GTATATAGAGATTTTTAAGAGCAGCCGTAATGAGATCAGAGCCTATTATGAGTTGCCACGGAGGGGGATGGGAGGCCAGAGACCAGGGCCTTATGATAGACCCATGATCAGTGGCCCCAGAGGAGGATTCTTTGGACCAGGGCCCGGACACGGGGGTTCCCTGATGGAGCCGATGAGGAGTGGAGGGGGCTATGGAGGAG GTTACACGAGCTTTGATGGCTACAATGGTTTCAACAACTATTCCTTTGGTAACGGCATGTTTGATGAGCGActgagaggggagagaggtggAAGAG GAAGTCGTCAAAATGAAACCACAAGCTCTCACA GGATGGGGGGTCATGGCTACAGCGGTCAAAATGACGGTGGCCCCGGGTTTCACAGTGGCCACTTTGTTCACATGAGGGGTTTACCTTTCCGTGCTACAGAGGGCGACGTCGCTAAA tTCTTCTCTCCGTTAAATCCAGTGCGAGTCCACATTGATTTCGCCCCCAATGGCAAGTCGACTGGAGAAGCAGACGTAGAGTTCCGCTCACATGAAGATGCAGTGGCAGCCATGTCTAAAGACAAGAATCACATGC AACATCGCTACATTGAACTGTTTCTTAACTCGACATCCAGTGGTGCATCTGAACTGG gtCGTGGTGGGGGTAACTACTACAGTAATTCAGGAGGGGGCAGTGGTTCCCGGAGTAGTGGACTTAGAAATTCTTACTGA